AAAATCAGACGTTCCAGTTGGCACCATTCAGGCTTCCGTGCTATCTGGCCGGGAGCCAGGAGGGTCTCCCATCCCAGCTCTCCCCCATGTCCTGTCTCAGTTTCTGTAACTCACGCCATCAGAGAGAACATTCTGGCTTTTCTAGCAACAGACCAGTATGACCTCGATGGCCAAGCTCCAACTGCCTTACTCCTCGGCACCCAGCTGGCTTCTGTATTCTCATTTCCTTCAGTTCCACACAGTCCATGCTGGGGGCGCCTCTGGGTGATCATCATGTCTGTCTACGTTAGTAACTGTGGTTTCTCAAAGGCTCATGAGGAGGAATCTCAATGGCATTTCACACAGGTCCAGAGCTGCACCATAAGTGTCTTCAGGAGTGGAGGCTGTAATGCAGGGGGACTGGCAGAATGCAGATGATTTTTTCATGCCCATCATGTTGTAGGTTGAAATTTCGAATCTGAATTTGGGCCTACAGGAGGTCTGTGGTTTAATAAGGTCCTGGGAGGGAATTGTAACCACATGACCCCAAGCATGCCAAGACATGCTTAATCCCACCCCTTCTTCCTGCCACGCTTCTTGCTGAAACTCGGGATTATTCGTGGAATACATGAATAAATGTAAATCTTTCTTGGAATAAATACAAGTTCTTGGGAAACTTCATTTTCAGGGTATCAAGTAAGTACAGCACACTTTTATCTCCTGTAAAGCCAGCCATGAAGACTGACCGACTGGACGTGCCCACAGGTGTAAACACTGCACACCCCAGAGGGGAAAGTGGCGTTTCTGTGACAAAGTGCTGAGGTGTCAAGGTCCCCCACCCACACCCAGGCCAGCTACACACGTCTTCAGCCACAGTGCAGGGAGCTTCCCTTCATTCCCCGTGTTCTGGTCCCAAACCACAGGGCCAGCCTGAGCCACTCTCCTCCAACGCAGCTACACGGCATGTGTTCAGAGATGGTGATAACAAACTCCCCAAGCAAGCACAGACTGAAATCAGAGCTGGCCTGGCCTGGCTCTAGACCTCTCTACACCTCACAGCGGGAAACACAGGGGAGGCCGGCAGGAGGTTCTCAGAGTGTCCACTCGGGGCTCAGCTTCTCCGCTTATTTCTCTGAGCCACGTCGGAGGCCGCTGTTTCTGAGCCATGTACCTAGCGGTCGTTAGTCCCCGGCCAGTGGTGCAGAGTGAGGAAATGCCCCTTAGAGCACACGTGCCCATTCTGACCTGTCACCTGGCCCTCAGCCCGCCCCTCCGTGGCAGCACGCTGGTCACCACAGGCTCACAAGCCACACTGACAGTCACTCTGGAGAAGCCCCAGAGAGGAAAAAGACCAAGAGCTGCCCGCAGACTCCACGGACATCTCACGATCAGAGAAGGCCGGGCACTTTCCCAGCACGTGTGCGGAGAGCGTTTTACTTAAAGGGCGTGGATTCTGGAGCAGGCTAACTGGGCTCAAGTCTTCACCTCCAAGTCCTATTAGCTgcgtgaccttgggtgagttactGGACCTCTGCCTCCTTGACCTCTGCTGGAAAAATTGGACAATGGCCATTATCTCCTTCACGGGCATGTGATGATAGATAACTAAGATGCTGCGTGGATGGTGTTtacaacagtgcctgacacacgaGATGCTCAACTGTGCTGCCACTAATGGTGGTGACAGCAAGGACACCCACCGCGCTGGGACGGAGCTCCTCCCCCAGGACGGGACAGAGAGCTCCTCCCCGCGACGGGACAGAGCTCCTCCCCCAGGACGGGACAGAGAGCTCCTCCCCGCGACGGGACAGAGAGCTCCTCCCCGCGACGGGACAGAGCTCCTCCCCCGCGACGGGACAGAGAGCTCCTCCCCCCGACGGGACAGAGAGCTCCTCCCCGCGACGGGACAGAGAGCTCCTCCCCGCGACGGGACAGAGCTCCTCCCCCGCGACGGGACAGAGAGCTCCTCCCCCCGACGGGACGGAGCTCCTCCCCCCGACGGGACGGAGCTCCTCCCCCGCGATGGGACAGAGAGCTCCTCCCCCCGACGGGACGGAGCTCCTCCCCCGCGACGGGACGGAGCTCCTCCCCCGCGATGGGACAGAGAGCTCCTCCCCGCGACGGAACAGAGCTCCTCCCCCGCAACGGGACGGAGCTCCCACCTGCTTCAAGCAGGCCCCACCCTGGTGCCACCAAGTCACATGATTCTGAAACCCGCCAGTTGTAGCCACCTCTCTTCCCACAGCCTTTACCCCATCTAATCCTCACACAATCCATCTCACGGATGTGGAAACGGGCTCAGAGAGGAAGTACCCACGGTCACATTTCTACCCAGCAGTGCCGCCAGGAACTGAATCCAGGTCTGTGACCCTGAAGCCAACGAACTTAACCTCTGCCACTGAAACGCATCCAGTTTTCCAGGGGAAGCAGAAATAGGTTTACCAGTACCTGCCCTGCCGTTGTCAGCTGGATGAGAGTGAGCATCTGAATAGTGTATTCGGAGGAGGCCGCCTTCATGGTGGAGTTAGTGACGCTTCACGAGTTTGCTCTCCGCTCCCCTGAGCCAGGGACCTGGGCTTGCTCAGACCAGCACCGTTTTTACAGAAGCATCTCTCATCGTTTGGTGTGGCCTCTGCATTGCTTTTTAGAGACTACAGAACAGCCCAGCTCCCCACTGACAATCACAATGGCCATATTGGTTAGCACATACTTTCTTATTAGCAGAAAACAAATGACTACTTACCAAGTGCCCTCCAAAGAGGACTCCGccataaaattttcataaaaccCAAGTGCCTTCTGAAATGTCCATTGGCCTGCTCAGCAACTTAAAAGTATAGTGGCTCAGAGAGTGAAGAATCTatttgcaatgtgagagacccaggttcaatacctgggtcaggaagatcccctggagaagggaatggctacccactccagtcttcttgcctggagaatctcatggacagaggagcccggcaggctacaatccatgcgatctccaaaagttggacacgactgagggactaatgCTGTCAATGCTCAACTTGCCCTCCGAAATCACTGTGTGGACCTGCTTTGATGGCCCGTGTGCATATTCCCTCTTACATCACTTTAGGCCCCTAAAAGAAACCAATTGAGTGTCTCAGCCTATTTCTCTTGTGTACACCTCTGTCTGGGCGTGACTTCCCTGCACAATGCACAGTGATCTTGCTCCAGGGGCCCAAGGATCACCCTCTGAGGCGAAGACAGAAGTTGCCCCTCTCCCCCACGTTTCCCCTAAGCCAATGAGTCTGTGTGCGGCCGGACGACAGGACTCTACGGCGCTTACCTGGGCAGTGAAGAAGGCTGGGGTGAGGGAGCCCGAGGGGAGGGCCGGGCTGTTAAGGGCGATGGAGCCGATGTCGGTGCCGGAGAGCACCAGTGGGGGTGCGGAGATTTCCAAGCCTTTGGGCTTTTTGGCCTTTGGGGGGAGCGATGGAGACCTGGTCTTGGAGCCCGACGACAGGTTCAAGGGCTCCAGGGAATCCGAGTCATGGCAGGCGGCCTCCAGGAAGAGGCTCCTGTGTTCGGAAGGGAGGGGCGAGTTGGGGGACAGCGACGGGGACCGAGACGAGGCGGGCGAGGCGGACGAGATGCTGGCGGCGTTCGGCAACATTAAGGAGGAGATCTTGGCGGACACGGACGAGGCCAGGAAGGCCTCCGACGTGGAGGGCAGGGACACCACGGGCCGGCTGACGTGCTTATCGGTTTTGTTGGTCACAAACCTGATGACAGTCCTGACTTCTTCCGCGGGGGGGCTGTCTTCCAGCGGCTCCTCCAGCTTCTCCGTCTTGATGGCCTTGAGGGGCTCGGGCGGGTTCTGCAGGGAGTTGATGGTGAAGGACGAGTACAGGCCTGAGTGGATGTACTCGTTGCGGCTGGCGCTCTTGAGGGCCGACAGGCCGTGTCTGTGCGCCTCGCGGCCCTCGGGGGGCGCCTTGCACTCGCTGTCCTGCAGCAAGAGGCTCTCCCGGCTGATCTCCACCGCGTGAGGGTCCATTTTCAGTATCTCCGGGAAAGAGACAAATTTGTACACAAACTTCTGCCCGATTACCTTCTTGATGATATTCTGCAAACACAAAAGCAGACATGGAAAAGATGAGTGCATCAGAGAAACCGGCTAAGAGGGTCTATTCTTGGGGGGTATTTTGCAGGCGGCAGCATCAAGCAGCCTTGATGACACATCTCAGCTACGGCGCACTGCCCGGGGGACGGAGGGCGAGAGTGGAGGCATCAGAGCTGCGCTCCAGCGTCCGCTGATTGCGAACGGTGTGGTCTTTAGCAAACTGATGGTCATTTTGAGTTTCCTCGTCTGTGAAGTGTGGATTATTTATACTTAGGAATATAAAACTCTtgccatttattaagcacttactatgtCACTGACATTGTTTCTGCAATGGCTGATAGAATCTGTAGCGCAATGCTAACAGGAAGGGACTATTCAACTCCCATTTTAAAACTTAGGGAAATAAGCTTAGAGCCTTTAAATACCCAACACAGCCACATGGTAGGTAAGTGGTGGAGGCAGCATTTCCCCAACCATAATACAGTATTGTCTTACCGACCTCTGGGGCTTGGgagaattcaaagaaataataatggGAAAGCCTTCTATGAGCTGGAAAGCATTATAGAAATGGAAGTTATTATCACCAAACACCACAATGTTTTCTTAAATCAtgtagcctttttcttttttttttttaatttgctgccAAGAAAGCCGCTGGAGGAAAACACAAAGTGTCTACTTGGCTGTTTGGGACACTCACACAGTATTTTAAGTTGATGTTATCTAATTCTGGCTCTTCAGTTTATGGCTCTCGTCCTTAAACATCAGAATGTAAATGAAAACCAATAATCTCTGCAAATTTTCCACCCCCCTCTTCGGGAGGATGGACTTCGTTTTAAAGGCTGTACTGTTCCTGAGGGTCATTAGATTGGAACATTAGCAAACACCAGATGCTTGCTGGTGAAGATACTCAAGGAAAACAAGGACGGTCGTCATTGAGCACAGAGAAGTGGCAGCGCCATCCCGTGGGAAAAGGGCTTCCTTGTAAATTGTTCCCCCAAAATCTGGGTATGAAGCAGGGTAAAAAAAAATCGTTTTGGGGAGAAAAGCTTTAAAAGTAgctcctcttgcactgttggtggaaacgTAAATTGATAACAACCACTATGTAGAtcagtggccaaagcattggcgcttcagcatcagtcttgccaatgaatattcagggttgactcttcaccaaaactttggccatctgatgtgaagagttgactcactggaaaaggccctgatgctgggaatgactgaaggcaaaaggagaagggggcagcagaggatgcgatggttggatggcatcattgactcaatggacatgagtttgagcaaactccaggagatggtggaggacagggaagcctggcgtgctgcagtccatggaactgcaaagagttgggcatgacttagtgactgaacaacaacaaatggagaacagaaactaggaataaaactaccatacccAGCAGGcccactactgggcatgtacctgagaaaaccacaattctaaaagacacatgtacctcaatgttcatggcagcattatttacaacacctaggacatggaagcaacctaaatgtccactgacagatggcATGGATAAagaacacacccacacacacacacccacacagagagaaatattactcagccaggaaaaagaatgaatttgagtcagttctagtgagatggatgaatctaaagcctgttatacagagtgaagtaagtcagaaagagaaaaattactatattaatgcatatatatagaatctagaaaatggtactgatgaacccatttgcagggaCAGAATgggatgcagatatagagaatggacttgtggacacagtaggggagggagagagtgggacgaaTGGAGGAAGTAACAGACACATATATACTACCACGTGTGGAATAGATAACTggtgagaagaaaaataaaaccaaaatgtaGCTCC
This genomic stretch from Cervus elaphus chromosome 22, mCerEla1.1, whole genome shotgun sequence harbors:
- the ELK3 gene encoding ETS domain-containing protein Elk-3, yielding MESAITLWQFLLQLLLDQKHEHLICWTSNDGEFKLLKAEEVAKLWGLRKNKTNMNYDKLSRALRYYYDKNIIKKVIGQKFVYKFVSFPEILKMDPHAVEISRESLLLQDSECKAPPEGREAHRHGLSALKSASRNEYIHSGLYSSFTINSLQNPPEPLKAIKTEKLEEPLEDSPPAEEVRTVIRFVTNKTDKHVSRPVVSLPSTSEAFLASSVSAKISSLMLPNAASISSASPASSRSPSLSPNSPLPSEHRSLFLEAACHDSDSLEPLNLSSGSKTRSPSLPPKAKKPKGLEISAPPLVLSGTDIGSIALNSPALPSGSLTPAFFTAQTPNGLLLTPSPLLSSIHFWSSLSPVAPLSPARLQGPSTLFQFPTLLNGHMPVPIPSLDRAASPVLLSSNSQKS